Proteins encoded by one window of Erysipelothrix rhusiopathiae:
- the pip gene encoding prolyl aminopeptidase — protein MEITDRLLTQDGQSIAVYTRGNKQNPAVVFLHGGPGGCISEKSFSFFDLNKWFVIAFDQRGCGQSKPFATLVNNTPFSGVADLEMIRRQYEIESWTVFGGSYGSTLALLYAIKHPNRVSQLVLRGIFLGRQSDVDWLYQEGASYFYSEEHEAFKAVIAPNDRHDLIRAYYNVFTGTDDVQKQLCAKAWSTWESSLVHLVPKSQDLEVTDADISLATLECHFFANRMFWDDDNYLLNHINQIQTIPTEIVHGRYDVDCRPSGAYELSQKLDSVHLHLVEASGHSPYDDAMFEQLVGIMKDLESK, from the coding sequence ATGGAAATTACAGATCGATTATTAACTCAAGATGGACAATCTATAGCGGTTTATACGCGTGGAAATAAGCAAAATCCAGCCGTTGTCTTTCTACATGGTGGACCGGGTGGTTGTATCTCGGAGAAGTCTTTTAGTTTTTTTGATTTAAATAAATGGTTTGTGATCGCCTTTGATCAACGTGGTTGTGGTCAATCAAAGCCTTTCGCAACATTAGTAAATAATACACCGTTTTCAGGTGTAGCGGATTTGGAGATGATTCGACGTCAATATGAGATTGAATCTTGGACTGTTTTTGGTGGGAGTTATGGATCGACACTTGCCCTGTTGTATGCGATTAAACATCCCAACCGTGTATCGCAATTAGTATTACGCGGTATTTTTCTTGGAAGACAATCGGATGTTGATTGGCTTTATCAAGAAGGGGCGTCCTACTTCTATTCTGAAGAACATGAAGCGTTTAAAGCTGTTATTGCCCCTAATGATCGTCATGATTTAATTAGGGCATATTATAATGTTTTTACGGGAACAGATGATGTTCAAAAGCAACTGTGTGCAAAAGCGTGGTCAACATGGGAAAGTTCGCTGGTCCATTTAGTTCCTAAGTCGCAAGATTTAGAAGTTACTGATGCAGACATAAGTCTAGCAACGCTTGAATGTCATTTTTTCGCAAACCGAATGTTTTGGGATGATGATAATTATCTTCTAAATCATATCAATCAGATTCAAACAATTCCTACGGAAATTGTTCACGGTCGTTATGATGTTGATTGTAGACCAAGTGGGGCATACGAATTATCACAAAAGTTAGATTCTGTGCACTTGCATCTTGTTGAGGCGAGTGGTCATAGTCCTTATGATGATGCAATGTTTGAACAATTAGTTGGTATAATGAAAGATCTCGAGAGTAAATAG
- a CDS encoding Cof-type HAD-IIB family hydrolase, which yields MIKLIASDIDGTLLNSEHVITDRTREVIHAARNQGYEFMLATGRNYESAASIAEALDLDPHQIPIVSLNGMRVEHPIRNYRAIQAPMSYEACERMEILGAKYFMGILYCFEDIIYFQMDARSEEDFVFGEDEDRLRFFSDGARVSKVDHLSDLRHRFEAGDSILKIVYIQNADYTELVKERIALDIDADYDLLMVAPGWAEIMPKRINKGDAVMAYAAYRGIKPDEVLCFGDSDNDLTMIKQAGIGVAMENARHSLKIVADTVTCTNNENGVAEYIAEHLLNSFVKV from the coding sequence ATGATTAAGTTAATTGCAAGTGATATTGATGGTACTTTATTGAATTCTGAACATGTCATTACAGATCGTACGCGAGAGGTGATTCATGCAGCACGCAATCAAGGGTATGAGTTTATGCTTGCGACGGGCCGAAATTATGAGAGTGCTGCGTCTATAGCGGAAGCATTGGACCTTGATCCACATCAAATTCCAATCGTTTCGCTCAATGGTATGCGCGTAGAGCACCCAATTCGAAATTATCGAGCAATCCAAGCTCCAATGAGTTATGAGGCGTGTGAACGCATGGAAATACTTGGTGCCAAGTATTTTATGGGCATCCTTTATTGCTTTGAAGATATTATATATTTTCAAATGGATGCACGATCTGAAGAAGATTTTGTATTTGGCGAAGATGAAGATCGTTTAAGATTTTTTAGTGATGGTGCTCGAGTATCTAAGGTAGATCATTTAAGTGATCTTCGTCATCGATTTGAAGCTGGGGATTCGATTCTTAAAATTGTATACATACAAAATGCAGATTATACAGAGTTGGTGAAAGAACGGATTGCTTTAGATATAGATGCGGATTATGATTTATTAATGGTAGCGCCTGGTTGGGCTGAAATTATGCCTAAACGTATTAATAAAGGTGATGCAGTTATGGCGTATGCTGCTTACCGTGGTATTAAACCCGATGAAGTGCTTTGTTTTGGTGATAGTGATAATGATTTGACGATGATAAAACAGGCTGGAATTGGTGTTGCAATGGAAAATGCGAGACATTCTTTAAAAATCGTTGCGGATACGGTGACGTGTACAAATAATGAAAACGGCGTTGCGGAATATATCGCGGAGCATTTACTGAATTCTTTTGTGAAGGTCTAA
- a CDS encoding MepB family protein, giving the protein MSEGIKLLCEEDISVDVISKDPFNKAYAGMNVLIANQFEFVFREGRSTPKKLGHFVTLWQKDSQGLKNIPYHQSDMKDGLIIYISDERDPGFFVVHIRDMDQFKILQSEHVPGKMGFRVYHPSILLTSSQAQKTQTKMKPYFISISDPNFKKRILSYCGA; this is encoded by the coding sequence ATGTCAGAAGGTATTAAGCTATTATGTGAGGAAGATATAAGTGTTGATGTTATATCAAAAGATCCATTTAATAAAGCGTATGCGGGAATGAATGTTCTTATTGCGAACCAGTTTGAATTTGTATTTCGAGAAGGACGCAGCACGCCCAAAAAACTGGGTCATTTTGTTACCTTGTGGCAGAAAGATTCTCAAGGACTCAAAAACATACCGTATCATCAATCAGATATGAAGGATGGACTGATTATTTATATTTCGGATGAACGTGATCCGGGTTTTTTTGTGGTCCATATTAGGGATATGGATCAATTTAAAATCTTACAAAGCGAACATGTTCCTGGAAAGATGGGCTTTAGGGTATATCATCCAAGCATCCTATTAACCTCATCACAAGCTCAAAAAACGCAAACCAAAATGAAGCCTTATTTTATTTCGATTTCAGACCCTAATTTTAAAAAACGTATTTTATCGTATTGTGGTGCTTGA
- a CDS encoding dicarboxylate/amino acid:cation symporter, translated as MKKNNFTRRIIWTLVLGLGVGLGFIFLRETLIGNGNASLWKQINDLLFADILHESNPTAIGIFFIIGQIFMRLLQLVLVPLIFTSIVRSIQQIQETRVLNKLAKKGFANFMQLLAIAIILASITGFTAYKLGVFQISNLSAIEITEGVVNQTNPLSMILNAFNNNALGTLSSNSNIIAVVVLALIVGVMSHQLGEKMEVLPKLVDEIYLLSMKLLDLVIMKFGPIAIFCLLVRTLASYGIDYLQPALIYMILTSLTLLVLGFAVFPIFIAFKTGLSPLPFIKKMYKVAVFGFSTSSSAATLPLTQETVMNELGVDESVASFIVPLASTINMTGTAVMQIIATLFVASVAGYHVGIIELISIILLTIIGSISTPAAPGSGAILLFTILTGMGYTNQYALAAYSFILAINRPVEMLVTAINVVDDGVSAVCVAHDLEQLDLKTYHEFPQALQAEEQVLVKS; from the coding sequence ATGAAGAAAAATAACTTCACACGTAGAATTATTTGGACCTTGGTTTTAGGTTTAGGAGTGGGTCTTGGTTTTATATTTTTAAGAGAGACCTTGATTGGAAATGGTAATGCATCGCTTTGGAAGCAGATCAACGATTTGTTATTTGCGGATATCTTACATGAGTCAAATCCGACGGCCATAGGGATTTTCTTTATTATTGGACAAATCTTCATGCGTTTGTTGCAACTTGTTTTAGTACCGCTAATCTTTACATCGATTGTAAGATCGATTCAACAAATCCAAGAAACACGCGTACTCAATAAACTTGCGAAGAAAGGGTTTGCGAACTTTATGCAACTCTTAGCGATCGCAATTATACTTGCAAGTATTACTGGTTTTACCGCATACAAATTGGGTGTATTTCAAATATCCAATTTAAGTGCGATTGAGATTACAGAAGGGGTTGTAAATCAAACAAACCCACTGTCAATGATTTTGAATGCTTTCAATAATAATGCACTCGGAACACTAAGCAGTAATTCAAATATTATTGCCGTCGTCGTTCTTGCGTTGATTGTTGGTGTGATGTCACATCAACTTGGCGAGAAGATGGAAGTCTTACCAAAACTTGTCGATGAAATCTATCTTCTGTCGATGAAATTATTGGATCTTGTGATTATGAAATTCGGTCCAATCGCAATCTTCTGTTTACTTGTTAGAACGCTTGCATCATACGGGATTGATTACTTACAGCCGGCACTTATCTATATGATACTGACGTCATTAACACTTCTTGTTCTTGGATTTGCAGTGTTTCCGATATTCATTGCATTTAAAACAGGATTATCGCCACTTCCATTTATTAAGAAGATGTATAAAGTTGCTGTATTTGGTTTTTCAACCTCATCTTCAGCTGCAACCCTTCCATTAACTCAAGAAACGGTGATGAACGAACTCGGTGTAGATGAATCCGTTGCATCGTTTATCGTACCACTGGCATCAACCATAAACATGACGGGGACTGCAGTCATGCAAATTATTGCGACATTGTTTGTCGCATCCGTAGCGGGTTATCATGTTGGTATTATTGAGCTAATATCGATAATTCTCTTGACCATTATTGGATCAATCAGTACTCCTGCGGCACCAGGATCAGGAGCAATCTTACTCTTCACAATTCTTACCGGAATGGGCTATACAAATCAGTATGCTTTAGCTGCATACAGTTTCATCCTCGCAATTAACCGTCCTGTAGAAATGTTGGTGACGGCCATAAATGTGGTGGATGATGGAGTCAGTGCAGTCTGTGTTGCACATGATTTAGAACAATTAGATCTTAAAACCTATCATGAATTCCCTCAAGCACTTCAAGCTGAGGAACAAGTTCTTGTGAAATCATAA
- a CDS encoding C69 family dipeptidase, with protein MSKIKKIALTGLMTIVGMSLTITSTFACTGIIVGKNLTEDGSVIIGRTEDLELNHNKTFVVKNVEGRMLDNTVPFVDPSNGFTYTASEHNYKYTAIPDVTLNDGMYDAAGINEKGVVMTATVSAKYDPAYKTVDPYVSDGLTEAAITTLILPRIQSAREGIELIAQVIEEKGSGEGNIVVLADKNEVWYMEILSGHQYAAIKFPDDKFGVFPNAFYLGTLDGFEAEDVIQSKDLKATAIAAGRYVEQDGKFHIANSYNPIKMTDGNRSRVWSGIKAINPNSTVNYNDATFELLQSMDGKVGLKDVMKFQRNRLEGTGFVPSDEIKLDNKGNILSQEEKDRSKYPIGNINTMEAHIFQIKDSLPADAGAVMWLAVGSPLVSPYIPYMGNITDTHKSYQVTSTSFDENSWYWNANSIAHQVFKDDVTRNEIQRQWIEFEDSLIQDQLNIEKRLMMRSGDFDYQAHTLQVADDAFNKLKALDQKLKGIEPKTEEPKTEEPKTEEPKTEEPKTEEPKTEEPKTEEPKTEEPKTEEPKTEEPKTEEPKTEVPTKNETPKKGVTQASNTLPQTGVSTSQTLLYGALGIAFVGMVVVYKSYRKEH; from the coding sequence ATGAGTAAAATAAAAAAAATTGCATTAACAGGTCTTATGACGATTGTTGGAATGAGCTTAACCATCACAAGTACATTCGCGTGTACCGGTATTATTGTTGGGAAAAATTTAACCGAAGATGGCTCTGTGATTATTGGACGTACTGAAGACCTTGAATTAAATCATAATAAGACATTTGTTGTGAAGAATGTGGAAGGACGGATGCTTGATAATACAGTTCCGTTTGTAGATCCATCCAATGGCTTTACCTATACAGCAAGTGAACATAATTATAAATATACGGCTATACCGGATGTCACCCTGAATGATGGGATGTATGACGCAGCTGGAATTAATGAAAAGGGTGTTGTAATGACGGCTACGGTATCTGCGAAGTATGATCCTGCTTATAAAACGGTTGATCCATATGTATCGGATGGATTAACAGAGGCTGCCATCACAACGTTAATTTTACCGCGCATTCAATCAGCTCGTGAGGGGATTGAGTTAATAGCGCAGGTCATTGAAGAAAAAGGATCTGGTGAAGGGAATATTGTTGTTTTAGCGGACAAAAATGAAGTGTGGTATATGGAAATTCTATCGGGGCATCAATATGCAGCGATTAAGTTCCCTGATGATAAATTCGGTGTCTTCCCCAATGCTTTTTATTTAGGAACCCTAGATGGTTTTGAAGCGGAAGATGTTATTCAATCAAAAGACCTCAAAGCAACCGCTATCGCAGCAGGTCGTTATGTTGAACAGGACGGGAAGTTCCACATTGCAAACTCATACAATCCAATTAAAATGACGGATGGAAATCGATCACGCGTCTGGTCAGGAATTAAAGCCATTAATCCAAACAGTACGGTTAATTACAATGATGCTACGTTTGAATTACTTCAATCGATGGATGGTAAAGTTGGATTGAAAGATGTCATGAAATTCCAACGTAACCGTTTAGAAGGTACTGGATTTGTCCCTTCAGATGAGATTAAATTGGATAATAAAGGGAATATTTTAAGTCAAGAAGAAAAAGATCGCAGTAAGTATCCGATTGGTAATATCAATACCATGGAGGCACATATCTTCCAAATTAAAGATTCGCTGCCTGCAGATGCAGGTGCTGTAATGTGGCTTGCTGTTGGATCACCACTTGTTTCACCGTACATTCCGTATATGGGAAACATCACTGACACACATAAATCCTATCAAGTTACCAGTACATCATTTGATGAGAACTCATGGTATTGGAATGCAAATTCAATTGCCCATCAAGTATTTAAGGATGATGTAACGCGGAATGAAATTCAAAGACAATGGATTGAGTTTGAGGATTCATTAATTCAAGACCAGCTCAATATTGAAAAACGTTTAATGATGCGTTCAGGAGACTTTGATTATCAAGCACATACACTGCAAGTAGCAGATGATGCCTTTAATAAACTGAAAGCATTAGATCAAAAACTTAAAGGAATTGAACCGAAGACAGAAGAACCAAAGACAGAAGAACCGAAGACAGAAGAACCGAAGACAGAAGAACCGAAGACAGAAGAACCGAAGACAGAGGAACCGAAGACAGAGGAACCGAAGACAGAGGAACCGAAGACAGAAGAACCGAAGACAGAGGAACCGAAAACGGAAGAACCGAAGACAGAGGTACCAACGAAGAATGAAACGCCTAAAAAAGGCGTGACTCAAGCTTCGAACACCCTGCCACAAACGGGAGTTTCCACATCCCAAACTCTGCTTTACGGTGCTTTGGGTATAGCATTCGTAGGTATGGTTGTTGTCTATAAATCATATCGCAAAGAACACTAA
- a CDS encoding TIGR00266 family protein, translating to MEFKIEGTYPVLRCFLDEGESLITSAGNMSWMTANMSYKVHSGGGFKKAFGRAFSGEGFFQNTYTAGDSNQEIAFAMSMPGVIKHIEMDGSKTFIAQKNAFLASEPGVEFSNEFTKKLSAGFFGGEGFILQKFSGVGNLFLEADGSLITYDLKEGESLLVDQGNLFMFESGVSYAIETVKGLSNKFFGGEGFFLVKLTGPGQVVLQTLPISNLAGEVNRVLPTSN from the coding sequence ATGGAATTTAAAATTGAAGGAACTTACCCCGTTTTGCGTTGTTTTCTCGATGAAGGGGAATCCCTTATCACAAGTGCAGGGAATATGTCTTGGATGACTGCGAACATGAGTTATAAGGTGCATTCAGGGGGTGGATTTAAGAAGGCGTTTGGTCGTGCTTTTTCAGGAGAAGGTTTCTTCCAAAACACATATACTGCAGGCGATTCGAATCAAGAAATTGCGTTCGCGATGTCGATGCCTGGAGTTATTAAACACATTGAAATGGATGGATCTAAAACGTTTATTGCTCAGAAAAACGCATTTTTAGCTTCAGAGCCGGGTGTTGAGTTTTCAAATGAATTTACGAAAAAACTCTCTGCTGGATTTTTTGGTGGTGAAGGCTTTATTCTTCAAAAATTCTCTGGAGTCGGTAATCTCTTTCTCGAAGCGGATGGTTCTTTAATTACCTATGATCTTAAAGAAGGCGAAAGTTTGTTAGTTGATCAGGGGAATCTATTTATGTTTGAATCGGGAGTTTCTTATGCAATTGAAACAGTGAAGGGTTTAAGTAATAAATTTTTTGGTGGCGAAGGCTTCTTCTTGGTTAAACTTACCGGACCAGGTCAAGTTGTACTTCAAACACTGCCAATTTCTAATTTAGCGGGTGAAGTGAATCGTGTGCTTCCAACATCAAACTAG
- a CDS encoding peptidylprolyl isomerase, whose product MKKKKTLIAISFFVLISLTGCSQTKEQPKPDPSSEVQDFSKDTNPIVTIEMEDGGIIKLELYPDIAPNTVNNFIKLVEDSFYDGLLFHRVIPGFMIQGGDPKGTGTGGPGYTIKGEFSQNNFDNPISHKRGIISMARSKGNDTAGSQFFIVTTDAPHLDGSYAAFGNVVEGMDTVDRIVSVDTNQDNRPVEGKEQVMKRVTVDTKGKTYTNPNQN is encoded by the coding sequence ATGAAAAAAAAAAAAACATTGATTGCAATCAGCTTTTTCGTTTTAATTTCACTTACTGGGTGTTCTCAAACCAAAGAACAACCGAAACCTGATCCATCTTCAGAAGTTCAAGACTTTTCAAAAGACACCAATCCGATCGTCACCATTGAGATGGAGGATGGTGGGATTATCAAGCTTGAACTTTACCCAGACATCGCTCCAAACACCGTAAATAACTTTATAAAACTCGTAGAAGATTCTTTTTATGATGGCTTGTTATTTCACCGTGTAATTCCTGGGTTTATGATACAAGGTGGCGATCCAAAAGGTACGGGAACGGGGGGGCCTGGATATACGATTAAAGGAGAATTTTCTCAAAATAATTTCGATAATCCGATAAGTCATAAACGTGGTATTATTTCAATGGCACGTAGTAAGGGTAATGATACTGCAGGATCACAGTTTTTCATCGTAACAACTGATGCACCACATCTTGATGGTAGTTATGCGGCATTTGGAAATGTTGTGGAAGGTATGGATACAGTTGATCGTATTGTAAGTGTTGATACCAACCAAGACAATCGACCTGTAGAAGGCAAAGAACAAGTCATGAAGCGTGTCACAGTCGATACCAAAGGTAAAACCTATACAAACCCTAATCAAAATTAA